TAGAAGCAAAGCAACATATTCATATTTTGCATCTCACCCGCGAGGCAACTTTAAATGCAATAAAACACGCCCAAGCACAACATATCATGATAAATTGTCAATTAGCGGATGATACGGGTTTAATCAACATTTGTATTGCCGATGATGGCATGGGGGTTTCGCATTTAAAAGAGCGCGATCAACACTTTGGTATCGGCATCATGTATGAACGAGCCACTAAATTAAATGGCCAGCTGTCCTTTGATTCGAATCATAATGGCGGCACCACAGTCACACTTAGTTTTCCACCACAGCAGGAGCCTTTAAATGGGTAAACCATATTCTGTACTCGTTGTCGATGACCACCCTTTACTTCGTCGTGGGATTTGCCAACTTATTACCTCAGATGGTGATTTCACTTTATTTGGTGAAGCCGGAACCGGTTTAGATGCGTTAACCGCATTAAACAATAGCGAACCTGACATCATTTTATTAGATTTAAATATGAAAGGTATGTCAGGCTTAGATACCTTAAATGCTATGCGCCAAGAAGGGGTCACAGCTAGAATAGTCATTTTAACTGTATCAGATGCCAAACAAGATGTGATTCGCTTATTACGCGCTGGAGCAGATGGTTATCTATTAAAAGATACCGAGCCGGAAATTTTGCTAGAACAGCTCAAAAACGCCATGTTAGGCCACCGAGTACTTAGTAAAGAAGTTGAAGATTACCTGTATGAACTGAAAGAAGCTGCTGATGATAACGAGTGGATTGCTAGCTTGACCCCACGTGAACTGCAAATTCTGCAAGAACTGGCTGAAGGAAAAAGCAACCGAGTGATATCTGAAGATTTACACATTAGTGAAGGCACGGTAAAAGTGCATGTGAAAAACTTACTACGTAAGGCCAATGCAAAATCTCGCACAGAGATGGCGGTTAGATACTTGAATCAATAAATAATTTAAACGGTATCACGCTAGATAAATTTAACCAATATTGGTCAAATTTAATAATAAAACACGATGGCTATCACTTTGGTGTAGAAATCGTGTTTTTTATTCACTCCGCAACACAAATCAAATACATGTTTGCATTCATTTATTCCTGTATAAACTTCAGCCAACTTGTTAATGCTGTTTCAAAATCTTCTAAGCCGCAAAAACCCTCAGACTCAGCATCATAAAGTCCCATACCCTCTTCAAAATCATGTTCTTCTTCAAAATCAATGGCATTAACAAAAATACGGACTTGCTCGTTATCAGCATCAATCGTTAAATCTTGGCCAATATCACGCCATTGACTTCTCTGCTTAGACACCAATTGCGCAATATCAGTTAATATTGACTTAGCCCTAGCAGCATCGTCGCCCAGCTCTTCAGCAAACCAACGACCAAAGACTTCATGTTCCATACTAAAGTTTGCAAAAACCGTCCCATCTAGGCGGTTGCGTCGAAATTCGTATTCCATCGTTCATCCAACTATATCGAAAAACCTACTATTTATAGTGTAACTTACACCAATCATTTTGCCTCTATCTTTGAGGAGGTTCTTTACCCTACCTTGAGGTATATGACTATTATTTGTTTAAACACAATGGCATAAATCTTATTTTGGAATGTCACTAAAGTATCGTAAAGTGCAAAGATACAAGATCAACTTAGCCTAAAGGCAATATGTCATGAGAAATGGATTTATTTACAGTCTGTTATTAAATGGTCCTCAAGCAGGTAAACAGCTAAGCCCGCAAGAAGTAGCCCAATGGAAACCTGAAGATGGTTTGCTGTGGATGCACTTACGCTATAAAGAGCCTGCTGTACGTAAATGGATATTGCACTGTGGTCTACCTAAAACAGACACAGATACCCTGCTAGCTTCTGACACTCGGCCAAGAGTAGTTAGTTCTGAAAAAGCGATTCTCATGGCTCTGAGAGGGGTAAACCTCAACCCCAATGCCGATCCTGAAGACATGGTGGCGATTCGGATTTTTGCTCAAGAGCATCGTATTATTTCAACCTGCGAGCGCCAACTGCAATCAGTCATTGATGTTGCCGATGCCATAATCGAAGGCAAAGGCCCAAAAGACACTGCAGCATTTATCATGGCTGTTACAGAACAATTAACTCAGCGCAAAGTGGAGTTTATTCGTAAACTCGATGAAACTATGGATGAGTTAGAAGAAGCCGTGGTGACTAATAGTGATAAAAACTTGCGCATCGATATTGCCGATCTTCGTAGGCAAACCGTTATTTTGAGGCGTTACCTTGCCCCACAGCGTGAAGCAGTCTCTCGGATGATGAATGAACAAAGCGACTTATTTGATGAGCATGACAAACTCAGGATCCGTGAAATTCATGAAACCATCGTCAGAGTGATTGAGGACTTAGACGCCATTCGCGATCGGGCCGGAGTAACCCAAGAAGAGTTGCAATCGCATCAATCTGAGCAAGTTAACAAACGCCTGTATTTTCTATCGCTTATTTCAGCGATATTTTTACCGTTAGGATTTTTAACAGGTTTACTTGGTGTCAATATTGCTGGTATTCCAGGTGCGGATACAGATTGGGCATTTGCAGCGTTTTGTGGTGGGCTATTAGGTTTAATTGCGATTCAAATGTTGATATTTTACCGCTTAAAGTGGCTTTAGCCTGCGGTGAATAAATGGCAAAAAGGACGCTGAAGCGTCCTTTTTATCAATATCTTATCGCATTAAAACCGTTTGGATTTATTGCTCTGCAGGTACGGCTGCTTTCTCAATTGAGATCAATTCAACATCAAATACCAATGTTGAATTCGCAGGGATAGTGCCAGTGTCACGATCGCCATAAGCTAATTCAGCAGGGATAACGAACTTGTATTTTGAACCTACAGGCATCAGCTGAACACCTTCAGTCCAACCAGGGATCACGCGATTAAGTGGAAACTTCGCGGTTTCACCACGAGCATATGAACTATCAAACTCAGTGCCGTCGATTAATGTACCACGGTAATGAACTTCAACTGTATCTTCTGCAGCAGGCTTATCACCTTCGCCAGCAGTTAATACTTCATACTGTAAACCTGATTCCGTAGTAACAACACCTTCTTTAGCTTTGTTTTCTTCTAAGAACTTTTGACCTTCAGCCACTGACTTAGCAGCCAACGCTTCAGCTTGCTCTAAACGCTTGTCATTTAGCTTTTTATCTAGACCTTGCAATACAGTTTGCATTTCTTCTTCAGTTAACTCAGCAGTATCACCTAAACCATCGCTGAAACCTTTGATGATTAATGCGCGATCAACGGCAAAGCCTAATTCTTCTTGCTCTTTGATGTGACCAGACATGTACTTACCAATAGATGCACCTACGCTATAAGCTTCTTTACTTGCTTCAGCTGTTAGATCAACTTTTTTAGCTTCAGCAACGGCTTGTTCTTGGTTACACGCAGACAAACCGACAACAGCTAATGCAACTAACGATAATTTGTAAATTGATTTCATTAAGGCTTCCTCAGCATCCTTTAGTGGTTACAATAAGCTCATCACGCTCATAATGAGATGATTAGACTAATATTAGTTGGCCACTTTATACTAACTATTTCTGATATACCATTGGGTTGAGTCTTTATGGACAACTTTTTAAGGAGCAAGTTCATGTTACGCGTTCCAATGCTGTTTTTTTGCACATTTTTTATCACAGCTTGCCAACCAGTGGCTGATGACACTTTTGCTGTCACAACCGATGCAAGTTACAGTGCAACCTTGTCTCAAGATGGTCAACATGCATTAATTAGTACTGCTAGTAATGGCGTTCAGCTGTGGTCACTCGCCAATAAACAGCTCAAATATCAATGGGTACATGGAGCCAAAAACACCAGTAATGTATTTGATACTGCTATTTCTAATAACAATCTTTACGCAGCAACATTAGCCAGTGATTCGGTTGCGATTTGGAATATGCAAAGCGGTGAATCTATCGGTTGGTGGGCATTACCCGCTTATGCTCAAAGCATTGCCCTAGCTAACAATGGTCATGCTTTAATTGGACTAGTGGATGGCTCTGTCATGTCTTTATTACCGAGTAACCAAGGTTTAATACAATTTTTAGGTCATAAAGAAAAAATTAACAGTGTGTCAATTTCTGATGATGGCCAATTCGCACTGAGTGGCGGCAATGATGGTTTGATCATCTTGTGGCAAGCAACAACTGGGCACCCCTTGCAGCAATGGCAATTAGAATCACGCATAACTAAAGTATTACTTAGCCCAAGTGGGTTACTCAGTTTTGCCAGCGACATTGCTGGCAATGCCAGTATTTGGCAGTCAAATGATGGTCTAAAAGTATCTAGTCTTGATATAAAGCGCCGCCAAATGACCTTTTCATCCGCGCGTTTTATTCAACAAGACCAACAACTGCTGACCGGCACCCCGTCAAAAGAAGTGTTTTTGTGGCAAGTTGACTCAGGCAAGCGTCTTCAGCGATGGCAAGTTCAGGTAACGAAAAACAGCCAAAATCGTGGCGCTGTAGTATACTCTGTCGCCCAACCAAGCAATGGCAGTATTGTCAGTGTTAGTAGCCAAGGCTTAATTGAAACTTGGCATGTAGAATAGCGTTAAGAGGTTTTGATGGAACAGCTGTTAGCAAAAATTGATGACTTAGAAACTAAGATTTCATTTCAAGAACTCACTTTAGAAGAGTTGAATCAAGAGGTGATTAAACTTAATGATTTGGTGTCTCGTCAGCAGCACCAAATCATGTTGATGGTGAATAAAATGCAAGCTATGGAACCTAGTAACATGGCTACTCAAGCAGAAGAAACACCACCGCCGCATTACTAAACATCAGTACCATCAATTTTTTAAAAGGACATAGGCGTTATGTCAAATTCAGGCTTGATGCCTATCGCAACCACTGGGGATGCGATTTTAACTAAAGCGGCAATCGCGGTAACGGTTTTTGACGATGAGCTCGCTAAACTTGCCGAAAAAATGATGCTCACCATGACAACAGCAAATGGTGTCGGGATTGCTGCGCCACAGGTTTTCAGCCCTTTAGCCATGTTTATTATGGCTTCTAAGCCCAATGCTAGATACCCCTTAGCGCCTAGAATGGAGCCTGTGGTAGTCGTCAACCCACGAATAATTAACACATCAGAACACATGGAGTGTGCTGAAGAAGGCTGCTTATCAATCCCTAGCAAACGCCTTTCAATTTGGCGTCATCAACAAATTACTGTTCAGTATCAGAATATTGCTGGTAAAGTCATCCATCAAGCACTTGATGGTTTTGTGGCTAGAATTTTTCAACATGAATATGATCATCTGCAAGGGATAACATTACTTGAACGCAGCCAAATGCCAGAACAAACTGTTATGCTAATGTAAGTTTAATAGTGACATAGGGAGCACTAAGATTGACATGAAAGTCAAAGCCTTGCGAACATCGCGCTACTTATTAAGCAGTCTACTATTGAGTGTGACACTTTCTGGCTGCTCACTTAACAGTCTATTTATCAGTTACCCTTCGCAAATAGCCCCTTATAAACAACAACTTAATGGCCCTATTTCAATGGTCAACATTGAGCCATTAGTCAATGCGATTGACTCAAATGATGGCTTACTCTATGCCCAAGAAGCAGGCCGCATAGCCCAAATTAATGGCAACTTTGATCAAAGTAAAACCTACTATCAACAAGCCATTGCTGCTTATCAACTTTTTGATGACAAAGCCAAAATTAGCATGTCTGATATGGGCGCCAAAGCCAGCAGCTTATTATTAAATGATAATGCAATTCCGTATCGCGGCCCCGGCTATGAGCGCATAATGCTACATCAATATCAGGCATTAAATTATTTATTTAGTGGTGATGCTCAAGGCGCATTAGTGGAAGTAAGGCGCAGTAATGAACTTCAAAGCAGTGAACAAGCCCGTTATCAAGCATCACAAAAGTCCGTTCAAGCCATGGCCAATGGCACCATTGACGCTGAAATGAATAAACTGGGCAAATCGGCAGGCACTACCACCAGCTCGTTTTTAAATGCATACAGTTATTACACCACAGGCTTATTACATGAATTACTCGGTGAACCTAATGATGCCTTTATTGATTATCGAAAAGCCGCCCAAATCACGCCCAATAATCCCTATCTGCAACAAGATTTAGTTCGCCTTGCGAAACAATTAGCAATGCCGCAGTACAGTGATTTTAAAAAACGCTGGGGTGAGGCTAAATTGCCAAAAGCGAATCAAGGTCAAGTGGTTATCATGCTTGAACGCAGCTTTGTGCCAGAAAAACAAAGCTTAACCGTCCCTTTTACCATAGACGGCAACTGGCAAACAGTTTCGCTTGCCACCTATTCGCCGGTAAATAATTTACTGCCTGCGGCGCAAATTCAAGGTTTAGGCAGCGTATTAAATACCGCCCCTATTGCCAATATAGATGCATTAGCCATTAATGCGTTAAAAGAAGATTTACCCGCAGCGCTGGTGCGTCAAGCGTTACGGGTTTATGCCAAGGCCGAGTTAGCCAGCAGTGTTAGCAGTGACAGCAAACGCCGCCGTAATGAAATGGATGCTGGCGCAATCGCCATGCAAATATTTAATGTCATCACTGAACAAGCTGATCGCCGTAGTTGGTTAACCTTACCCAGACAAGCCCAAATCGGTCGTCGTTATGTCGAACCGGGCAATTATCAATTAAGCTTAAACCCAAACAGTAATACACAAATTGAAGTAAAACCCAATAGAACAACATTAATTTGGATGATTGATACTGGTAATCGTACCCGTTTTTATTCAATAATCCTTTAATTGCACTATCACATTATGGAATTGATTATGAAACCAATGAAACTGATTTTTGTATTAGCCGCAGTAATAGGCCTAGCAGCCTGTCAATCTAAAGTAGAATATGGCGATGCAACTGAAGTTGAAACCGTCAATGAAAACTTTGGCTCAACCGATCTGCAAGCGATTGCCGCAAAAATGGTTGATAGCATGCTAACCTTTCCTCCCGTCATTGTAATGACTCAAAATGACCGCCCTATTATTTTTGTTGATAGCATCAAAAACAAGACTTCGGAACACATTGACACAGAATCAGTCACAGACACCATCAGCAATAAATTGCTTCGTTCAGGCAAATTTAGATTCATTGATATGACAAGAGTCGATTCGGTTCGCAAACAGTTAGACTACCAAAACAATGCCGGTATGGTTGACCCTACTACTGCGATTAAATTTGGTCGTCAAATTGGTGCTCAGTACATGCTATACGGCAATCTGTCGAGCATTGTTAAGCAAGATGGCAGCACTAAAGATGTTTATTATAAAATGACAATGCGCTTAATGGATTTAGAAACCGGTTTGATTGAGTGGTCAGACGAAAAAGAAATCCGCAAAACCAAATCTAAGTCTTTCTTAGGCATGTAGGCCAACAGTACACACCTTAAAGCCGGCACTCGTGTCGGCTTTTTAATAAAAACCAATAATAAAAGTAGCTTGAATCAACCACAATCAACCTACGTTAGGGAAAACTTAAGTGAAACTGCAACACTCTAAAATCATTAAATTAAGTTGTATTAGTCTTTTAGCCATTATGTTGTTCGGGTGCGCAGCCACTGCGCCCAATCTGTCCTTACGCGATAACTCACCTTTTATTAGCCAGCAACAAGCCAGTGAGCGTTCGCGAGTGATCAGCGATGTAGATTATCAACTCACCTTCTTTTTAAGCGAACAAAGCGAGTTTAAAGCGAAATCCGTGGTTAATTTCAATTACCAAGGCAAAAGCAAAAACCTCAGCTTAGATTTGAACCAAGCCAATATTCAATCCATGTTGATTAACGGTAAACGGATTTATCCTAACTACAACGGCAGTTACATCATCATCAACCCCAGTTTACTTAATAGCGGTCAAAACAGTATTGAAGTCGAGTTTACTCGCCAACACAGTACCAATGGAGAAGGGCTACACCGTTTTGTTGACCCCGTTGACGGCAAAGTATACTTGTACTCTCACTTTGAACCTGCAGCTGCGCAGCAAATGTTTGCAGTATTCGACCAACCGGATTTAAAAGCGACTTTTCAACTCACTGTAAATGCACCAAAAGATTGGCAAGTGATCAGTGCCATGCGTGAAACCAGTGTGACCGACCAAGGTGAAACAAATCTATGGCAATTTCCAGCCTCGCCCAAATTAAGCCCTTATAATTTTTCAATGCATGCAGGGCCTTACCACGTATGGCAAGACAACAGCACCACATACCCAATGCGCTTATTTGCCCGCCAATCTGTTATCGAGCAAGTGACTGCCGAAGATTGGTTTACCTATACAAAACAAGGCTTAAGGTTTTTTAATGATTATTTTGGCATCCCTTATCCGTTTAAAAAGTATGACCAAATATTAGTACCCGACTTTTTATATGGCGCCATGGAAAACGCCGCCGCCATTACCTTTTCCGAAGACAGATTTTTATTTAATGCCAAAATGAACGCCTCACAAAAAGAGCGTTTAGCTGGCGTGATCATGCACGAAATGGCCCATCAATGGTTTGGTAATTTAGTCACCATGAAATGGTGGAATGGCTTATGGCTAAATGAGAGCTTTGCCGCATTTATGGGTACACTAGCCACCAGCGAAGCCACTGAGTTTAGTCATGCTTGGCGCACCTTTTACGCTTCAGGAAAACAACGCGCCTTCCAGTTAGACAGCCTAGTAACCACTCACCCAATTGAAGTCCCCGTCGCCACAACCCAAAATGCATTTGATAATATCGATGCCATCACCTATCAAAAAGGAGCATCGGCCCTCAAACAATTACGCCACTTATTAGGGGCAGAAACCTTTCGTCAAGGTGTTAGCCAATATCTGAAAGATTTCAGCTATCAAAATGCAGAACTTGATGATTTTATCGAGAGTTTAGCTAAGGCCAGTAACCGAGATTTAAGCCAATGGACGCAGCAATGGCTATATCAAGCGGGTGTTAACCGTATTAAAGCCAATTATATTTGTGAAAATGACACTATCAGTGAATTTACTCTTGAACAAACCGCCGTTAATGATGAGTTTCCAACACTTAGACAGCAAAAAGTTCAAATTGGATTGTTTTACAAATATCGCTCTGAATTATCAAAACACCGTAAAGTTGCAGTAACTTATCAAGGCAAACTGACTGACGTAAAGCAACTAGTAGGCGAGCAATGTCCTGATTTAGTTTACCCAAATTTAGATGATTGGGGCTTTGTTAAAGTCGATTTGGATGAGCGCTCATTAAAAACGGCTAAACAATCCCTTAGCTTGGTGCATGACCCACTGCTTCGTTCAATGTTATGGCAAAGCTTGTGGGACAGTGTTATTGACGGTCAAGCACCATTAAATGATTTCATCAATGTTGTGTTAATTAATGCCCCAAACGAACACGACTATACGATTTTAGGTCAAGTGATTGACAATTTATATCGCGCCCAAAAGATGCTCGATTTAATGGCACCAATGCATCAAGACTACGCCACCAAAGTCACGCGAGCCATAAGCCAAATGAGTCTGCGCATGGTCATGGAGCACCATCAAAATAGTGATTTTCAACGTCGCTGGTTTGCAGCCTACATTCATTTTTCTACCCAAGCAGATTCACTGTCACATATTCAACAGTTACTACTAGGTAAAAGCCACATTCGCGGCCTGACATTGGATCAAGATTTACGCTGGGCGTTGTTAAAGCAATTAAATCGCTTTGATTATGGCAATGCTTACCAGTTATTAATGGCAGAAAAAGCCAAAGATAGCTCAGATTCAGGTCAAAAAGCGGCAATTGCAGCACAAGTGATCAGGCCGCAAGCCGTGCTAAAAAGACAGTGGTTACATGATATTGAGCACAATCACAGCATGCCATTTTCAAAAAAACGGGTAGCGATGTTTAACCTGTATCCCGCAGAGCAAAAGTTATTAAGTGCTGCGACGGCTGAAGAACGTTTAACGGATCTGATTGAATTAGATAAACAAGGTCCAGTGTTTATGCGCAGCTACACCCAAGCGTTGATTCCACAAGCTTGCTCGCAAGACAATATCGAGTTGCTAGATAACGTCTTAAATAGCCAAACTGGCTTATCTAAACTGACCCGGCGAGCATTACTTGAAACCCGTCAGTATGAACAGCGCTGTGTGAATATCAAATTTAAAATCACGCACTAATCTATCGATATAAAAACAAAATACCCAGCGAGTTGCTGGGTATTTTTTATCGTAAACTAAATCGCATCATAACAGGGGCATGGTCTGTGCTGTCACTGTCTCGGTCGTAATCAGGACGCACAAGATGCCTATCAAAAGTTTGGTACTCATCAATATGGGCTAAATTTTTGAGCTGCTTAGGATCAAACTCACTGGACACTAAAATATAATCTAATACCGACCCAGTACTGCCGTAATAGTGTGTGGCAGGTCTTGGAGACTCAGTTGGCGCATTGTTGTATGAAACCGACTCAAACTCATCAAAGGCTAAAGTGACATTATTTTTACTGGCGGTTTTGTATAATTCATAGCTGTCATAAATCAAAAATTGATTAAGCTCTGCCATTAACTGGCTTTCACTCAAGCCTTTTAAGTGCCCATCGTCTATATCACTGCGATAAACTCGTAAGTGTTGATTAAATGCCGCAAATAAATCACTGCGTAAATGATCATTAAAATCACCCATTAATATAAACGGATAGCCTTTGCTGTGACGCCTTAACAACATTTGCTGACAAAGTAGGGTCGCTTCATTACCCCGCTGAATACTGGATGCCCAACGGCCTAAAACTTGCCTGACAACAAAATCGGCGGCGCCGGTCGCACCAGAATCAGCAAAATCAATTTTATCTAATCCGCTGCGCTTCGATTTCAAATGAATGACATAACAATCGCAGCGGCCAAACTGCGGCAACTCAACCGTTGCCCTTAACGGCATACGACTAAAGTTAAAATCGGCTAACCCCAGCACAGTCGTTGCGGCCTTATCGACCGCCACATTCGCCATGTCAACTATGGGATAACGACTCGCTAATGCGACCACAGGATGACGATAAACATAGTCATTTTGTACTTCAGGTTTATCTAACACCGCAAAATGCACATAACCTAATTCATTAACTAACTCCGCTAGCGCATCAGGGCTAAACACCTCTTGAAAGCCAATAATATCCGGTTGATGTTTAGCAATAAACTGTTTCAGCCAATGGCATTTTTTTTGCCATTGCTGATCAGTGTAAATATTTTCAAAATCATAATACGCATTGGGTGGCTCAATAAAATTAAACAGATTAATGCTCATAACACTGTAATTTAACGCGACTAAAACATTTTTTTGAACGTCACCGGCATCAACATGACGAGCAATGCTTAAAGATTTATTGTTGTTTTGATTAACAGGTGCAGACAAAGGCTTCTCAAACATCATTTTTGCATTGGCGTTAATCATAGGCTTAATAGCAACAGATAACAATGACAGCGCCAGCCTTGCCATAACAAGTTTAATCCTTAAAAATCAATACAGTAAGCCGTAAGCAAACAATTTAGCAACATTTTTTAGGTAAATTTGAACCACATAAAATTTATCAGCGTATAGAAATCCGTCAAATCACTCTATGAGGAATCACTAAAATGAAACGGATTTATCCATTTGCATTATGTATCTCGCTAGTTGGTCTAACCGCTTGTTCTGATGATGACGATGATAAAGTTGTCACACCAGACACGCCAGAAGTTGAATATTCACATGTTAGAGTCATCCATGCGGGTAGTGATGCCCCAATGGTTAATGTTATGGCCAACGGAGCAGCATTATTAAGCGATGTTGATTACGCCATGTCCAGTGGTTTACTCGAAGTCACATCAGCCACCTATGATATTGATGTTGATGCATTACTAGCAGACGGCACCACGTTAACAGTACTGGAAGCTAATTTAGCAACCGAAGCCAACACAGAATACACTGCGGTTGCGCTGGGCACGGTTGCCGATGAAAGCTTAATGCTTAAATTGATTGCAAACCCAACCGCTGAGATCGCCGCTGGATACGCAAGGGTACAAGTGCTGCACGCCACGCCATCTGTAGGTTTGGTTGATGTCTATGTCACCGCCCCTGGCGATGATATTAGTGCTATTGCACCAACTCTATCAGCCAACTATATGGACAACAGCACTCAGCTTGAGGTACCTGTAGGCGACTATCAAATCCGTATCACAGGCTCAAACTCTAAAGAAGTCGTTTTTGACTCGGGCACAGTCGCACTGGGCGACATGATGGACTATTTTATCAGCGCAATTCCAAATACTTGGTCTGGAGACTCGCCAGTTGCATTACATGTCGCCTTACCTGAAGGGCAAGTCATTCTAAATGATATTAATAGCGGTGCTGATATTCGAGTCGTTCATGCGGTAGCGGACGCACCAGCTGTTGATGTGTTTTTAGATGAGGCTACAACGCCAGCAATTGATATGCTTGAATTTGGAAAAATAGCAGGTTACGTCAATGTAGCTGAAGGCCAGCATACCGTTACTGTGGCAGCTGATGCTGACAATTCAGTAGTGGTAATAGACAAAGCCCCTGTCGAATTAATGCTTGGCATGAGTTACAGCGCACTGGCTATCGGGTCATTATCAGATGGTATGATTGAGCCTCTAGTACTGACAGAAAAAACACGTAGAGTCGCAACCGAAGCTAAACTAACAGTTACTCACGCAGCTTACTCTGCACCCGAGGTAGATATTTATCTTACAGCAACCGCTGATATTAGTGAGGCAACACCAGCTCTTGAAGATGTGCCGTTTAAAGCATCATCAGGCAGCCTAAGCGTTGCGCCGGGAACCTACACCATTAGTGTAACGGTTGCGAATACTAAAGATGTTGCAATCGGCCCACTAGAAGTGACTTTAGAGGCTGCCGGCGTGTACGGCGTAGCCGCAGTGGATAATGTTGGAGGAGGCGCACCATTTAATGTGATCCTACTTGATGACTTCACCGTAATGTAAGTTGATATTGTTC
This Shewanella aestuarii DNA region includes the following protein-coding sequences:
- the pepN gene encoding aminopeptidase N, whose amino-acid sequence is MLFGCAATAPNLSLRDNSPFISQQQASERSRVISDVDYQLTFFLSEQSEFKAKSVVNFNYQGKSKNLSLDLNQANIQSMLINGKRIYPNYNGSYIIINPSLLNSGQNSIEVEFTRQHSTNGEGLHRFVDPVDGKVYLYSHFEPAAAQQMFAVFDQPDLKATFQLTVNAPKDWQVISAMRETSVTDQGETNLWQFPASPKLSPYNFSMHAGPYHVWQDNSTTYPMRLFARQSVIEQVTAEDWFTYTKQGLRFFNDYFGIPYPFKKYDQILVPDFLYGAMENAAAITFSEDRFLFNAKMNASQKERLAGVIMHEMAHQWFGNLVTMKWWNGLWLNESFAAFMGTLATSEATEFSHAWRTFYASGKQRAFQLDSLVTTHPIEVPVATTQNAFDNIDAITYQKGASALKQLRHLLGAETFRQGVSQYLKDFSYQNAELDDFIESLAKASNRDLSQWTQQWLYQAGVNRIKANYICENDTISEFTLEQTAVNDEFPTLRQQKVQIGLFYKYRSELSKHRKVAVTYQGKLTDVKQLVGEQCPDLVYPNLDDWGFVKVDLDERSLKTAKQSLSLVHDPLLRSMLWQSLWDSVIDGQAPLNDFINVVLINAPNEHDYTILGQVIDNLYRAQKMLDLMAPMHQDYATKVTRAISQMSLRMVMEHHQNSDFQRRWFAAYIHFSTQADSLSHIQQLLLGKSHIRGLTLDQDLRWALLKQLNRFDYGNAYQLLMAEKAKDSSDSGQKAAIAAQVIRPQAVLKRQWLHDIEHNHSMPFSKKRVAMFNLYPAEQKLLSAATAEERLTDLIELDKQGPVFMRSYTQALIPQACSQDNIELLDNVLNSQTGLSKLTRRALLETRQYEQRCVNIKFKITH
- a CDS encoding DUF4397 domain-containing protein, which codes for MKRIYPFALCISLVGLTACSDDDDDKVVTPDTPEVEYSHVRVIHAGSDAPMVNVMANGAALLSDVDYAMSSGLLEVTSATYDIDVDALLADGTTLTVLEANLATEANTEYTAVALGTVADESLMLKLIANPTAEIAAGYARVQVLHATPSVGLVDVYVTAPGDDISAIAPTLSANYMDNSTQLEVPVGDYQIRITGSNSKEVVFDSGTVALGDMMDYFISAIPNTWSGDSPVALHVALPEGQVILNDINSGADIRVVHAVADAPAVDVFLDEATTPAIDMLEFGKIAGYVNVAEGQHTVTVAADADNSVVVIDKAPVELMLGMSYSALAIGSLSDGMIEPLVLTEKTRRVATEAKLTVTHAAYSAPEVDIYLTATADISEATPALEDVPFKASSGSLSVAPGTYTISVTVANTKDVAIGPLEVTLEAAGVYGVAAVDNVGGGAPFNVILLDDFTVM
- a CDS encoding endonuclease/exonuclease/phosphatase family protein, translated to MARLALSLLSVAIKPMINANAKMMFEKPLSAPVNQNNNKSLSIARHVDAGDVQKNVLVALNYSVMSINLFNFIEPPNAYYDFENIYTDQQWQKKCHWLKQFIAKHQPDIIGFQEVFSPDALAELVNELGYVHFAVLDKPEVQNDYVYRHPVVALASRYPIVDMANVAVDKAATTVLGLADFNFSRMPLRATVELPQFGRCDCYVIHLKSKRSGLDKIDFADSGATGAADFVVRQVLGRWASSIQRGNEATLLCQQMLLRRHSKGYPFILMGDFNDHLRSDLFAAFNQHLRVYRSDIDDGHLKGLSESQLMAELNQFLIYDSYELYKTASKNNVTLAFDEFESVSYNNAPTESPRPATHYYGSTGSVLDYILVSSEFDPKQLKNLAHIDEYQTFDRHLVRPDYDRDSDSTDHAPVMMRFSLR